One Avibacterium avium genomic window carries:
- the leuB gene encoding 3-isopropylmalate dehydrogenase has translation MKNYNVAVLSGDGIGPEIMAEAIKVLDAVQKKYGFQLNFRHFDVGGIAIDKHGTPLPAETLKGCEESDAILFGSVGGPKWENLPPNQQPERGALLPLRKHFTLFCNLRPATLYKGLEKFCPLRADIAAKGFDMVTVRELTGGIYFGQPKGREGEGKNEKAYDTEIYHRYEIERIAKVAFETAMKRTKHVTSVDKANVLISSTLWRDVVEEVAKDYPEVRLDHIYIDNATMQLIKQPEFFDVLLCSNIFGDIISDECAMITGSMGMLPSASLNEQGFGLYEPAGGSAPDIAGKGIANPIAQILSAAMMLRYSFDLNDAATAIESAVKKVLENGYRTADLADESAPVSTEEMGDLIVAEI, from the coding sequence ATGAAAAATTATAATGTCGCCGTATTAAGTGGCGATGGCATTGGCCCAGAAATTATGGCTGAAGCCATTAAAGTGCTTGATGCTGTACAGAAAAAATACGGTTTTCAACTTAACTTTCGCCATTTTGATGTGGGCGGTATCGCCATTGATAAACACGGCACGCCATTGCCAGCAGAAACTTTAAAAGGCTGCGAAGAAAGCGATGCAATTTTATTTGGTTCAGTGGGAGGGCCTAAATGGGAAAACTTACCACCAAATCAACAACCTGAACGTGGCGCATTATTACCGTTGCGTAAACACTTTACCCTATTCTGCAACTTACGCCCTGCAACCCTATACAAAGGCTTAGAAAAATTCTGCCCATTGCGTGCAGATATTGCGGCGAAAGGCTTTGATATGGTAACCGTGCGTGAATTAACAGGCGGGATCTATTTCGGTCAGCCTAAAGGCCGTGAGGGCGAAGGGAAAAACGAAAAAGCCTATGATACGGAAATCTATCACCGCTATGAAATTGAGCGTATCGCCAAAGTGGCCTTTGAAACCGCAATGAAACGCACTAAACACGTTACTTCAGTAGATAAAGCCAACGTATTGATCAGTTCTACCCTATGGCGTGATGTGGTGGAAGAAGTGGCAAAAGACTATCCTGAAGTAAGATTGGATCATATCTATATTGATAACGCCACGATGCAATTAATCAAACAACCTGAATTTTTTGATGTGTTGCTCTGCTCAAATATTTTCGGCGACATTATTTCTGATGAATGCGCAATGATCACGGGATCAATGGGAATGCTTCCTTCCGCCAGTCTAAACGAACAAGGTTTCGGTTTATACGAACCCGCAGGCGGCTCAGCCCCTGACATCGCTGGCAAAGGCATCGCCAACCCAATCGCACAAATTCTTTCAGCCGCAATGATGTTGCGTTATAGCTTTGATCTCAATGACGCCGCCACAGCAATAGAAAGTGCGGTGAAAAAAGTGCTAGAAAATGGCTACCGCACCGCAGATCTTGCAGATGAAAGCGCGCCTGTTTCAACAGAAGAAATGGGAGATCTTATTGTGGCTGAGATTTAA